The Bradyrhizobium sp. WSM471 genome includes the window CATGCCGACGCCCAGGGCCAGGGCGCCGTCAACCGGCTGGAGATCGACGGCCAGATCCCGGCGGACGGCAAGACCACCTTGAGCGCGCGCGGAACGACGGGGGCGAGCACCTATACCCTCAACAATCTCGCGCCCGGCTCGCCATACGCCTTTACGGTCGATGCACAGTTCGACCGCACTCGTGGCAACGGCAAGCGCAACGAGGCACGCGCCTGCAATCTGGTCTTCGTCAAACGCTAGCCGCGCATCGTCCAGCGTTCATACGCCGGTCTGGCTGATGAACTTTGTGTTGAAATAGCCCTCCATCGCCTCGGTGCCGCCCTCCGAACCGTAGCCGGAATCCTTGATGCCGCCGAACGGCACCTCGGGCAGTGCGAGACCAAAGCTGTTGATCGACATCATGCCGGCTTCGACCGCCGAACCGATCGCGGCCGCCGTCTTTGCCGAGCATGTGAAGGCGTAGGACGCCAGCCCAAAAGGCAGCCGGTTGGCCTCCTCGACCACCTCGTCGAAGGATGAGAAGCGCGAAATCAGCGCGAGCGGGCCGAACGGCTCCTCGTTCATGGCGCGCGCATCTTTCGGCACGTCGCTCACCACGGTCGGCTCGAAGAAATGGCCCTTGTTGCCAACGCGTTTGCCGCCGGTCTCGAGCTTTGCGCCCTTGCCGACGGCATCCTGCACCATGCCTTCGATGGCGGTGACACGGCGCGGATTGGCGAGCGAGCCCATTTTGGATTCGGGGTCGAGCCCGTTGCCGACCTTGAACGACTTGGCGCTGTCGACAAAGGTGTCGACGAATTCACGGAACACGTCATCCTGCACCAGCATCCGAGTCGGCGAGATGCAAACCTGTCCGGCATTGCGATATTTTGCTGCCGCCAGAATCTTCGCAGCCGACGTAACGTCGGCGTCCTTGAAAACGATCGCCGGCGCATGACCGCCGAGCTCCATGGTGGCGCGCTTCATGTGCAGGCCCGCGAGCGCATTGAGCTGCTTGCCGACGTGCGTCGAGCCGGTGAACGAGATCTTGCGGATCACCGGATGCGGAATGAGATATTCAGAGATCTCGGCAGGAACTCCGTAAACCAGGTTGATGACGCCATCGGGCACGCCAGCATCCGCAAACGCGCGGATCAGCTGTGCGGGCGAGGCCGGCGTCTCCTCCGGGGCCTTGACGATGATTGAGCAGCCGGCGCCGAGTGCGGCGGAGAGCTTGCGCACGACCTGATTGATCGGAAAATTCCAGGGCGTGAACGCCGCGACCGGACCGACCGGCTCCTTCATCGCGATCTGGTAGATGCCCGGGCCGCGCGCCGGGATCAGCCGGCCATAGGCGCGCTTGGCTTCTTCCGCAAACCACTCGATCACGTCCGCGGCAGCCATCGCCTCCATTTTGGCC containing:
- a CDS encoding NAD-dependent succinate-semialdehyde dehydrogenase, whose product is MAYSKTQLFIGGKWRPAHSGRVIEVRNPATEEVIGTVAHAGQSDLDEALAAASAGFKIWRNVAPFERCRIMRKAAAIMRERNDEIAPLLTMEQGKTLGEAKMEAMAAADVIEWFAEEAKRAYGRLIPARGPGIYQIAMKEPVGPVAAFTPWNFPINQVVRKLSAALGAGCSIIVKAPEETPASPAQLIRAFADAGVPDGVINLVYGVPAEISEYLIPHPVIRKISFTGSTHVGKQLNALAGLHMKRATMELGGHAPAIVFKDADVTSAAKILAAAKYRNAGQVCISPTRMLVQDDVFREFVDTFVDSAKSFKVGNGLDPESKMGSLANPRRVTAIEGMVQDAVGKGAKLETGGKRVGNKGHFFEPTVVSDVPKDARAMNEEPFGPLALISRFSSFDEVVEEANRLPFGLASYAFTCSAKTAAAIGSAVEAGMMSINSFGLALPEVPFGGIKDSGYGSEGGTEAMEGYFNTKFISQTGV